A genomic segment from Mucilaginibacter terrenus encodes:
- a CDS encoding alpha-L-fucosidase has product MKKLACMLLLVCSLSAVAQQSTYTPAPENLEARKKFQDLKFGLFIHWGIYSILGDGEWVMNEKRIPYDSYKRLADFFNPQDFDAKAWVAFAKNAGMKYITITSRHHDGFSMFATKKSSYNIVDATPYHKDPLMELAKECQKEGIELHFYYSLLDWGRADYAYGSQIVDGKPVKGDWDSYIKFMKDQLTELITKYPGVKGIWFDGNWERPNANWHYDEIYGLIHKLNPAILVGNNHHLAPKEGEDFQMFEKDLPGQNHTGFSGESTIGKLPLETCETINNSWGFKITDRTFKSSKQIIQYLVNAAGHNANFLLNIGPMPNGKIQPEFTDTLNLVGAWVKKNGESIYNTRGAIVPAQPWGTLTSNGKALYAHITNAPGEPYIFIPELKSKVTKAVLLGGAAVKFKQQPEVLFIYTSGVVMDPVDTIVKLTTN; this is encoded by the coding sequence ATGAAAAAACTTGCCTGCATGCTCCTGCTGGTCTGCTCGCTCAGCGCCGTTGCACAGCAATCTACCTACACACCCGCACCCGAGAACCTGGAAGCCAGAAAGAAGTTCCAGGACCTTAAGTTTGGCCTGTTTATTCACTGGGGTATTTACAGCATACTGGGCGATGGCGAGTGGGTAATGAATGAAAAACGCATACCATATGATAGCTACAAGCGCCTGGCCGATTTTTTTAATCCGCAGGACTTTGATGCGAAAGCCTGGGTGGCATTTGCCAAAAATGCAGGCATGAAGTATATCACCATTACTTCGCGCCATCATGACGGGTTCAGTATGTTTGCTACCAAAAAGTCTTCCTACAATATAGTAGATGCGACGCCTTACCACAAAGACCCACTTATGGAGTTGGCGAAGGAATGCCAGAAAGAAGGTATTGAATTGCACTTTTATTACTCGCTTTTAGATTGGGGCCGGGCAGATTATGCTTATGGCAGCCAGATAGTTGACGGTAAACCTGTAAAAGGAGATTGGGACAGCTACATAAAGTTCATGAAAGACCAGCTTACCGAATTGATCACCAAATACCCGGGCGTAAAAGGTATCTGGTTCGATGGTAACTGGGAGCGGCCCAACGCCAACTGGCATTACGACGAGATATATGGGTTAATACACAAGCTAAACCCGGCCATACTGGTGGGTAACAACCATCACCTCGCACCAAAAGAGGGGGAGGACTTCCAGATGTTTGAGAAAGACCTGCCCGGCCAAAACCATACCGGCTTCAGCGGTGAATCAACCATTGGTAAGCTGCCACTGGAAACCTGCGAGACTATTAACAACAGCTGGGGCTTTAAGATAACCGACAGGACATTTAAATCGAGTAAGCAAATCATCCAGTACCTGGTGAATGCAGCCGGGCATAACGCCAATTTTCTGCTGAACATTGGCCCGATGCCAAACGGCAAGATACAGCCTGAATTTACCGATACACTTAACCTGGTTGGTGCATGGGTTAAAAAGAATGGCGAAAGTATTTACAACACGCGTGGCGCTATAGTGCCCGCACAGCCATGGGGAACGTTAACCAGTAATGGTAAAGCTTTATACGCGCACATAACCAATGCGCCGGGTGAGCCATATATTTTTATACCCGAGCTAAAAAGCAAGGTAACCAAAGCCGTATTACTTGGTGGCGCCGCAGTTAAGTTTAAACAGCAGCCGGAGGTTTTATTTATTTACACCAGCGGTGTGGTTATGGATCCGGTAGATACAATTGTTAAGCTTACCACAAATTAA
- a CDS encoding helix-turn-helix domain-containing protein, whose protein sequence is MNAINSLSEFHRLLSLPEPRHPLVSVINLAESVFLEDEIWKGFVNRFYCVALKREAKGKIKYGQQHYDYDKGVLSFTAPNQVQQLDLQNMECGSGYLLIFHPDFLLQHPLANNIHHYGFFDYAVNEALHLSTEEEDDLIAILHKIDKECRHIDKYTQEIILTQIESLLKYSNRFYERQFLTRKNNNSALLTRFEQLIDDYFDGDVPGLLTVQYIAAQMNLSPNYLSDLLRIHTGQNTQQHIHEKLIAKAKEKLSTTSLSVSEIAYALGFEHAQSFSTLFKKKTNLSPLEFRQAFN, encoded by the coding sequence ATGAACGCTATTAACTCCCTATCAGAATTTCACCGGTTGCTGTCGTTGCCCGAACCCCGCCACCCGCTGGTTAGTGTGATCAACCTGGCGGAAAGCGTTTTCTTGGAAGATGAGATCTGGAAGGGTTTCGTAAACCGCTTCTACTGCGTGGCGCTCAAACGCGAAGCCAAGGGCAAGATAAAGTACGGGCAGCAGCACTATGATTACGATAAAGGCGTATTGAGTTTTACCGCGCCAAACCAGGTGCAGCAACTAGACCTGCAAAATATGGAATGCGGGTCTGGTTATCTCCTTATCTTCCACCCCGATTTTCTGTTGCAGCACCCGCTGGCGAACAACATCCATCACTACGGGTTTTTTGATTATGCGGTTAACGAAGCACTGCACCTTTCTACAGAGGAAGAAGATGACCTGATTGCCATCCTCCATAAAATTGACAAAGAGTGCCGGCATATAGATAAATATACACAGGAGATCATTCTTACACAGATCGAGAGCCTTCTAAAGTACTCCAACCGATTTTACGAAAGGCAGTTTTTAACCCGCAAGAATAACAATTCGGCACTGCTGACCAGGTTCGAGCAGTTGATAGATGACTACTTTGACGGCGACGTACCCGGTTTGCTTACGGTACAATATATTGCTGCGCAGATGAACCTGTCACCGAACTACCTGAGTGACCTGCTTCGCATTCATACCGGTCAGAACACTCAGCAGCATATTCATGAAAAACTGATCGCGAAAGCGAAAGAAAAACTTTCTACAACTAGTCTTTCGGTTAGCGAAATCGCCTACGCCCTGGGCTTTGAGCACGCGCAGTCCTTTAGCACGCTCTTTAAAAAGAAGACGAATCTGTCGCCGCTGGAATTTCGTCAGGCTTTTAATTGA
- a CDS encoding aldo/keto reductase, translating into MEIKQIALGSQGLVVPVIGLGCMGMTGFEEGHMYGPADEQEAIATIHRSLELGGNFLDTADLYGPLKNEQLIAKAISGKRDQYILATKFGWEIDDNNKVTWAINGKKDYVKKSLERSLKNLNTDHIDLYYLHRLDKNTPIEETVAAMAELVKEGKVGYIGLSEVSSETVRRAHAVHPITAVQSEYSLFERTVEERGVLAALKELGIGFVAYSPLGRGFLSGQIKSIDDLPENDFRRAIPRFQGEMFNKNIELIKAIEAMAEAKNVTSSQLALAWIMSKGIVPIPGTKRRKYLEQNLAATTIELTEADLPQLESIVPLGTDTGAPYDEFSMGLID; encoded by the coding sequence ATGGAAATAAAACAAATTGCATTGGGCAGCCAGGGTTTGGTTGTGCCGGTTATAGGCCTGGGCTGTATGGGAATGACAGGTTTTGAAGAAGGACATATGTATGGACCAGCGGATGAGCAGGAAGCCATTGCCACTATTCACCGCTCGCTGGAGTTGGGCGGTAACTTTTTGGACACTGCCGATCTGTACGGACCGCTTAAGAACGAGCAACTCATCGCAAAGGCCATCAGCGGTAAACGCGATCAGTATATTTTAGCTACCAAGTTTGGCTGGGAAATAGATGACAACAATAAAGTGACCTGGGCCATTAACGGCAAAAAGGACTACGTTAAGAAATCGTTAGAGCGTTCACTTAAGAACCTCAATACGGATCACATCGATCTGTATTACCTGCACCGCCTGGATAAAAATACGCCAATAGAAGAAACGGTTGCGGCAATGGCTGAGCTGGTTAAAGAAGGCAAAGTGGGTTATATCGGCTTGTCGGAAGTGTCGTCTGAAACGGTTAGGCGGGCGCATGCAGTCCACCCCATTACCGCAGTACAAAGCGAGTATTCTTTATTTGAACGAACTGTGGAAGAACGCGGGGTTTTAGCAGCGTTAAAAGAATTAGGTATCGGGTTTGTAGCTTACTCACCATTGGGCCGTGGGTTTTTATCCGGACAGATCAAAAGCATCGACGACCTGCCCGAAAATGATTTCCGCAGAGCGATCCCACGTTTCCAAGGCGAAATGTTTAATAAGAATATCGAACTGATTAAGGCAATTGAAGCCATGGCCGAAGCAAAGAACGTCACATCTTCCCAGCTGGCTTTGGCCTGGATCATGAGCAAGGGGATAGTGCCTATACCCGGAACAAAGCGTAGAAAATACCTGGAGCAAAACCTTGCGGCTACAACCATTGAGCTAACGGAGGCAGATCTTCCACAACTGGAAAGCATAGTGCCTTTAGGTACAGACACAGGCGCTCCTTACGACGAGTTTAGTATGGGCTTAATTGATTAG
- a CDS encoding DinB family protein, whose protein sequence is MALIEIFLKELNAESETTRKMLQRIPDDKYDWQPHEKSMNIRSLATHIAELPTWVTMALTTDGLDFAAAPYNPTIINNTAELMDLFERSLVDGRTQLIAENEAKLEEPWTLRNGKDILVRNTKAEVIRMALSQIIHHRAQLGVYLRLLNIPIPGSYGPSADEQFVPIEVEETVA, encoded by the coding sequence ATGGCACTTATCGAAATCTTCCTGAAGGAACTAAACGCAGAATCTGAAACTACCCGCAAAATGCTGCAACGCATTCCGGACGACAAGTACGACTGGCAACCGCACGAAAAAAGCATGAACATACGCAGCCTGGCTACTCATATTGCCGAACTGCCTACCTGGGTAACAATGGCACTAACTACCGATGGCCTGGACTTTGCAGCCGCGCCTTACAACCCCACCATTATTAATAATACTGCCGAACTGATGGATCTTTTTGAAAGATCATTAGTTGACGGGCGTACGCAGCTTATAGCCGAGAACGAAGCAAAATTAGAAGAGCCCTGGACACTGCGTAACGGAAAAGACATACTGGTGCGCAACACCAAGGCAGAAGTTATCCGTATGGCGCTGTCACAGATCATACACCACCGCGCACAATTAGGCGTTTACCTGCGCCTGCTTAACATACCTATCCCGGGGAGCTATGGCCCAAGTGCCGATGAGCAATTTGTCCCGATAGAAGTGGAAGAAACCGTTGCTTAA
- a CDS encoding acyl-CoA dehydrogenase, which yields MDQLLTDSTTGYDFSISDNQAMIGQMARDFAERHIKPNVLQWDEEQHFPLELFRQLGEQGMMGVLVPEEYGGSGFGYAEYVTVISEIAKVCGGIGLSLAAHNSLCTGHILAFGSEEQKRRWLPKLASCEWLGAWGLTEANTGSDAMRMATTAVLDGDYYIVNGAKNWITHGKSGDIAVVMVRTGEKGDSKGISALVVERGTPGFSAGKKENKLGMRASETTEMIFDNCRVPKENLLGAEGEGFKQAMKVLDGGRISIAALSLGIAKGAFEAAVAYSKERQQFGQPISNFQGIAFKLADMATEIEAAELLIMQAADLKNRHLPVTKQSAMAKYFASEVAVRVANDAVQIFGGYGYTKDFPVEKFYRDAKLCTIGEGTSEIQKIVISRELLK from the coding sequence ATGGACCAGTTACTTACCGACAGCACTACAGGGTACGATTTTTCCATAAGCGATAACCAGGCAATGATAGGCCAAATGGCGCGTGATTTTGCAGAAAGGCACATTAAACCTAATGTTTTGCAGTGGGATGAAGAACAGCATTTTCCACTGGAGTTATTTAGGCAATTGGGTGAACAAGGCATGATGGGCGTGCTTGTACCGGAAGAATATGGTGGTTCCGGCTTCGGCTATGCCGAGTATGTGACTGTCATAAGCGAAATAGCAAAAGTTTGCGGTGGGATAGGGTTATCTCTGGCGGCACACAATTCACTTTGTACCGGCCATATCCTCGCCTTTGGCAGCGAAGAGCAAAAACGGCGCTGGTTACCTAAACTGGCCAGTTGCGAGTGGCTGGGTGCCTGGGGTCTTACCGAGGCAAATACCGGGAGTGATGCCATGCGCATGGCTACCACCGCAGTACTGGACGGAGACTATTATATAGTAAATGGCGCCAAAAACTGGATAACTCATGGTAAAAGCGGCGATATTGCTGTGGTAATGGTACGTACCGGTGAAAAGGGAGACAGTAAAGGTATATCTGCCTTAGTGGTTGAGCGTGGCACACCAGGCTTTAGCGCCGGCAAAAAAGAAAACAAGCTGGGAATGCGGGCATCAGAAACTACCGAGATGATCTTTGACAACTGCAGGGTACCTAAAGAGAACTTATTAGGTGCAGAAGGGGAGGGCTTTAAACAAGCCATGAAGGTGTTGGATGGCGGCCGTATATCCATTGCTGCACTCTCATTGGGTATTGCTAAGGGCGCTTTTGAGGCCGCGGTTGCTTATTCAAAAGAAAGGCAGCAGTTTGGTCAGCCGATAAGTAATTTCCAGGGGATTGCTTTTAAGCTTGCCGACATGGCTACCGAGATAGAAGCAGCCGAGTTGCTGATCATGCAGGCCGCTGATTTGAAGAACCGCCATTTGCCGGTAACCAAGCAATCGGCCATGGCCAAGTACTTTGCATCTGAGGTGGCCGTTCGGGTTGCTAATGATGCAGTGCAGATCTTCGGTGGTTACGGGTACACCAAAGACTTCCCGGTAGAGAAATTTTACCGCGATGCCAAACTTTGCACCATTGGCGAGGGAACATCAGAGATACAAAAGATCGTAATCAGCCGGGAGCTGCTCAAATAA
- the rpsL gene encoding 30S ribosomal protein S12 — MPTIQQLVRKGRVAMVDKSKSPALDSCPQRRGVCTRVYTTTPKKPNSAMRKVARVRLTNGKEVNAYIPGEGHNLQEHSIVLIRGGRVKDLPGVRYHIIRGALDTSGVAGRNQRRSKYGTKRPKPGQVAAAPTKGKKK; from the coding sequence ATGCCTACTATTCAGCAATTAGTTAGAAAAGGTAGAGTAGCTATGGTTGACAAGAGTAAGTCACCAGCGTTGGACAGCTGTCCACAGCGAAGAGGCGTGTGCACCCGTGTGTACACCACTACCCCTAAAAAGCCAAACTCAGCAATGCGTAAAGTTGCACGTGTGCGCCTTACAAATGGTAAAGAAGTTAACGCCTACATCCCTGGTGAAGGCCACAACTTACAGGAACACTCAATTGTACTTATCCGTGGCGGTCGTGTTAAAGACTTACCGGGTGTACGTTACCACATCATCCGTGGTGCATTAGATACATCAGGTGTTGCAGGCCGTAACCAGCGCCGTTCTAAATACGGTACCAAACGCCCTAAACCAGGACAAGTGGCTGCTGCTCCAACAAAAGGTAAAAAGAAATAA
- the rpsG gene encoding 30S ribosomal protein S7, whose translation MRKSKPKKRIILPDPRFNDTMVTRFVNNMMYDGKKSTAYSIFYNAVDIVEKKTSESGLDTWKKALNNVMPSVEVKSRRVGGANFQVPTEVRAERKIALGMKWLISYARRRGEKTMMEKLAGEIISAAKGEGAAVKKKEDTHKMAEANKAFSHFRF comes from the coding sequence ATGAGAAAGTCAAAACCAAAAAAGAGAATTATCCTTCCTGACCCAAGGTTTAACGATACCATGGTTACAAGGTTTGTTAATAACATGATGTATGATGGTAAGAAATCTACCGCATACTCTATATTTTACAACGCAGTTGATATTGTTGAGAAAAAAACCAGCGAAAGCGGTTTAGATACCTGGAAAAAGGCTCTTAACAATGTAATGCCATCTGTAGAAGTAAAGAGCCGCCGTGTAGGTGGTGCTAACTTCCAGGTACCTACCGAGGTTCGCGCCGAGCGCAAGATCGCTTTAGGTATGAAATGGTTAATCAGCTATGCACGCCGTCGTGGTGAAAAAACCATGATGGAGAAACTTGCAGGCGAGATCATCTCTGCTGCTAAAGGCGAAGGTGCTGCTGTTAAGAAGAAAGAAGATACGCACAAAATGGCTGAAGCCAACAAAGCGTTCTCACACTTCCGTTTCTAA
- the fusA gene encoding elongation factor G, producing the protein MSRDLRYTRNIGIAAHIDAGKTTTTERILYYAGVSHKIGEVHEGAATMDWMAQEQERGITITSAATTVNWKYRGQNYHMNIIDTPGHVDFTVEVNRSLRVLDGLVFLFSAVDGVEPQSETNWRLANNYNVARIGFVNKMDRSGADFLNVVKQVKSMLGSNAVPLQLPIGAEEHFKGVVDLINWRGIVWNEHDKGMTFTEVPIPEDMIEEATEWREKLLESVAEYDESLMEKFFDAPDTITEREVLDALRKAVLDAKIVPMVCGSSFKNKGVQTMLDYVMELLPSPMDVEGIIGTNPETGEEILRKPDVKEPFAALAFKIATDPFVGRLCFIRVYSGNLEAGSYVHNMRSDNKERISRIFQMHANKQNPIPNVGAGDIAAVVGFKDIKTGDTLCDEKHPIILESMNFPEPVIGLAIEPKTQADVDKLGMALGKLAEEDPTFRVNSDEETGQTVISGMGELHLDIIMDRLKREFKVEVNQGAPQVAYKESITGTVQHRETYKKQTGGRGKFADIQVILSPNDEGKEGLQFVNEISGGAIPREFIPSVEKGFQASMVNGVLAGFPLTSLKVRLIDGSFHAVDSDALSFELAAKMAYREALPKCKPVLLEPIMKIEILTPEENMGDVIGDMNRRRGQLLGMDSRAGAQVIKATVPLSEMFGYVTQLRTITSGRATSTMEFDHYAEAPRNVQDEVIAKVRGKKANA; encoded by the coding sequence ATGTCAAGAGATCTAAGATATACAAGAAACATAGGTATTGCTGCTCACATTGATGCCGGTAAAACCACTACAACAGAGCGTATATTGTACTATGCGGGTGTTAGCCACAAAATTGGCGAGGTACACGAAGGTGCAGCTACGATGGACTGGATGGCTCAGGAGCAGGAGCGTGGTATTACAATTACCTCAGCTGCTACTACTGTAAACTGGAAATACCGTGGCCAGAACTACCACATGAACATTATTGATACTCCGGGACACGTGGACTTTACCGTAGAGGTAAACCGCTCTTTACGTGTATTGGACGGCCTGGTGTTCCTGTTTAGCGCTGTTGATGGTGTTGAGCCACAATCAGAAACCAACTGGAGGCTTGCAAATAACTATAACGTTGCCCGTATCGGTTTCGTTAATAAAATGGACCGTAGCGGTGCCGACTTTTTAAATGTTGTAAAACAGGTAAAAAGCATGTTAGGCAGTAACGCTGTTCCGCTTCAGTTGCCAATTGGCGCCGAAGAACACTTCAAAGGTGTTGTTGACCTGATCAACTGGAGAGGTATCGTTTGGAATGAGCACGATAAAGGTATGACCTTTACTGAAGTGCCTATCCCTGAGGACATGATCGAGGAAGCAACCGAGTGGAGAGAAAAACTTCTTGAATCAGTAGCTGAGTACGACGAAAGCCTGATGGAAAAGTTCTTTGACGCACCTGATACTATTACTGAGCGCGAAGTACTTGATGCTTTGCGTAAAGCGGTATTAGATGCTAAGATAGTTCCTATGGTTTGCGGTTCATCTTTCAAAAACAAAGGTGTACAAACCATGCTGGACTATGTGATGGAGTTACTTCCTTCACCTATGGATGTTGAAGGTATCATTGGTACAAACCCGGAAACCGGCGAAGAGATATTGCGTAAACCAGATGTTAAAGAGCCATTTGCTGCTTTGGCATTTAAAATTGCAACAGACCCTTTTGTGGGCCGCTTGTGCTTTATCCGCGTTTACTCTGGTAACCTTGAAGCTGGTTCGTATGTACACAACATGCGTTCAGACAACAAAGAGCGTATCAGCCGTATATTCCAGATGCACGCTAACAAGCAAAACCCTATACCTAACGTAGGTGCAGGTGATATTGCTGCGGTAGTGGGCTTTAAAGATATCAAAACTGGTGATACCCTTTGCGACGAGAAACACCCGATCATCCTTGAGTCGATGAACTTCCCAGAGCCGGTTATCGGTTTAGCAATTGAGCCTAAAACTCAGGCTGACGTTGATAAATTAGGTATGGCGTTAGGTAAATTAGCCGAAGAGGATCCAACTTTCCGTGTAAACTCTGATGAAGAGACCGGCCAAACCGTAATTAGCGGGATGGGCGAGCTTCACTTAGATATCATCATGGATCGTCTTAAACGTGAGTTTAAAGTTGAGGTTAACCAGGGTGCGCCACAGGTTGCTTACAAAGAGTCTATCACAGGCACTGTACAGCACCGCGAAACATACAAGAAACAAACCGGTGGTCGTGGTAAATTTGCCGATATACAGGTTATATTGTCACCAAATGACGAAGGTAAAGAAGGCTTACAGTTTGTGAACGAAATTAGCGGTGGTGCTATCCCTCGCGAGTTTATCCCATCTGTTGAAAAAGGCTTCCAGGCTTCAATGGTGAATGGTGTATTGGCCGGTTTCCCGTTAACCAGCTTAAAAGTTCGTTTGATTGATGGTTCATTCCACGCGGTCGATTCGGATGCACTTTCTTTCGAGTTAGCTGCTAAGATGGCTTACCGTGAAGCATTGCCAAAATGTAAACCGGTATTGCTTGAGCCGATCATGAAGATCGAAATATTAACCCCTGAAGAAAACATGGGTGATGTTATCGGTGACATGAACCGTCGTCGTGGCCAGTTACTAGGTATGGACAGCCGTGCAGGTGCGCAGGTAATTAAAGCTACCGTGCCACTTTCAGAAATGTTTGGTTATGTAACTCAGTTACGTACCATTACTTCTGGCCGTGCAACATCTACCATGGAGTTTGACCACTATGCTGAAGCACCACGTAACGTACAGGACGAGGTTATTGCTAAAGTAAGAGGTAAAAAAGCTAACGCTTAA
- the rpsJ gene encoding 30S ribosomal protein S10, translated as MSQRIRIKLKSYDYNLVDKSAEKIVKTVKPTGAVVSGPLPLPTEKKIFTVLRSPHVNKKAREQFQLCSYKRLLDIYSSNSKTVDALMKLELPSGVEVEIKV; from the coding sequence ATGAGCCAAAGAATCAGGATCAAATTAAAGTCTTACGACTACAACTTGGTTGACAAGTCAGCCGAGAAGATCGTAAAAACAGTAAAGCCGACAGGCGCTGTAGTTAGCGGACCACTGCCGCTACCAACCGAAAAGAAAATCTTCACCGTTTTGCGTTCACCACACGTGAACAAGAAAGCTCGTGAGCAATTCCAGCTATGCTCTTACAAAAGGCTTCTGGATATCTACAGCTCAAACTCAAAAACTGTAGACGCGCTGATGAAGCTTGAATTGCCTAGCGGCGTTGAAGTTGAGATCAAAGTGTGA
- a CDS encoding prephenate dehydrogenase: MQIGFIGLGDMGRLYAKAFATVGYQVCGCDLPVNRAKLEEELQPFGITVMDEGKDVARISDLVIYSVEAEKLEQVVAECGPSTKYGAIVAGQTSVKHPEIAVFEKYLPADAQIITFHAMHGPGFQPKGQKLILIPHRHAGDAYLQMKQLFTVVETDIVEVPDYHEHDRIVADTQAVTHVGFESMGTAWKAAGFFPWENASYVGGIDNVKILTTLRIFSYKAHVYAGLAILNPYARQQVRQYATSESELFKLMIKEEEQEFRARLYRARDFVFHESRKLIMFNDNVMREFSLSSEAGHQKPNSHLSILSMVDAWYHLGVNPYDNLIAQTPPFRLRLGIAEYLFKNDELLEESIKTALYDKTIRGDDLEFHSAVREWAAIIGYGDMEGYKKHFTDVQEFFKDRLQEGNKQSAELIKRLMES; encoded by the coding sequence ATGCAGATAGGTTTTATAGGGTTAGGAGACATGGGGCGTTTATACGCCAAAGCTTTTGCTACGGTAGGTTACCAGGTTTGTGGTTGCGACCTGCCCGTTAACCGTGCCAAGCTGGAGGAAGAATTACAGCCTTTTGGTATTACTGTAATGGATGAGGGGAAAGATGTTGCCCGTATAAGTGATCTTGTTATCTACTCTGTAGAGGCAGAAAAGCTGGAGCAAGTGGTGGCCGAGTGCGGGCCCTCAACCAAGTATGGCGCTATAGTTGCCGGACAGACTTCAGTTAAACATCCGGAAATTGCTGTTTTTGAGAAATACTTGCCGGCAGACGCACAGATTATCACTTTTCATGCCATGCATGGGCCGGGCTTTCAACCGAAGGGGCAAAAACTTATTTTGATACCTCATCGGCATGCTGGAGATGCTTACCTTCAAATGAAGCAGCTGTTTACAGTTGTAGAGACCGACATTGTTGAAGTACCCGATTATCATGAACACGACCGCATTGTTGCGGATACTCAGGCAGTAACACATGTCGGATTTGAAAGTATGGGCACGGCGTGGAAGGCTGCTGGTTTTTTTCCATGGGAAAATGCCTCCTACGTCGGTGGTATAGACAATGTTAAGATATTAACTACACTGAGAATATTCAGCTATAAAGCGCACGTATATGCAGGCCTTGCTATTTTAAACCCATACGCCCGGCAGCAGGTCAGGCAATACGCCACATCCGAGTCGGAACTGTTCAAATTGATGATTAAAGAGGAAGAGCAGGAGTTTAGGGCCAGGCTATACCGCGCACGCGATTTTGTATTCCACGAAAGCCGTAAGCTGATCATGTTTAATGACAATGTAATGCGGGAGTTCTCTTTGTCTTCTGAAGCCGGCCATCAAAAACCCAACTCGCATTTAAGTATATTAAGTATGGTTGATGCCTGGTACCACCTTGGCGTAAACCCTTATGATAACTTAATTGCTCAAACCCCACCTTTTCGTTTGCGCCTGGGGATAGCGGAATACTTGTTTAAAAATGACGAGTTGCTGGAAGAATCTATCAAAACGGCTTTATATGACAAAACCATAAGGGGAGACGATCTGGAGTTTCACTCTGCCGTACGCGAATGGGCTGCTATCATAGGCTACGGTGATATGGAAGGTTATAAGAAGCATTTTACCGATGTGCAGGAGTTTTTTAAAGACAGGCTGCAGGAAGGAAATAAACAAAGTGCCGAATTGATTAAAAGATTAATGGAATCTTAG
- the rplC gene encoding 50S ribosomal protein L3 produces the protein MSGIIGKKVGMTSIFDESGKNIPCTVIEAGPCVVTQVRSVDTDGYAAVQLAYGEKKEKNTSAPLKGHFQKAGTTPKRKLVEFKTFEDEKALGDTVTVEIFSAGDFVDVVGTSKGKGFQGVVKRHGFGGVGMQTHGQHNRLRAPGSLGASSWPSRVFKGMRMAGQTGNVRVKVQNLEVVKVFAEQNLLVVKGSIPGAKGSFVIVDK, from the coding sequence ATGTCAGGAATAATTGGAAAAAAAGTAGGAATGACCAGCATTTTCGATGAATCAGGCAAGAATATTCCTTGTACTGTAATCGAAGCTGGCCCTTGCGTAGTAACTCAGGTCAGGTCTGTAGACACTGACGGTTATGCAGCTGTACAGCTTGCATACGGTGAGAAGAAAGAAAAGAACACCTCTGCTCCCTTAAAAGGCCATTTCCAGAAAGCCGGCACTACTCCAAAACGTAAATTAGTTGAATTCAAAACCTTCGAGGATGAAAAAGCCCTTGGTGACACTGTTACCGTGGAAATTTTCTCTGCCGGAGATTTTGTGGATGTAGTTGGCACGTCTAAAGGTAAAGGTTTTCAGGGTGTAGTTAAGCGTCATGGTTTCGGCGGTGTGGGTATGCAAACTCACGGTCAGCACAACCGTTTACGCGCTCCGGGTTCATTGGGTGCTTCTTCATGGCCTTCACGTGTATTTAAAGGTATGCGCATGGCGGGTCAAACTGGTAATGTTCGTGTTAAAGTACAAAACCTTGAAGTGGTTAAGGTATTTGCAGAGCAGAACCTGTTGGTAGTTAAAGGTTCCATCCCGGGAGCTAAGGGTTCATTCGTAATAGTGGATAAATAA